From the Thermococcus sp. 18S1 genome, one window contains:
- a CDS encoding proteasome-activating nucleotidase — MSVENVDIKPTDEYDDYVIYLKRRIRQLELQVRTLEADKERLERELSRLRMEMSRLRQPPAFAGTLLELLDEDRAIVQNFNGPRFVVRIAPWIERENLKPGSRVALDQRTMAVVEVLPSEKDPSVLGFEVIERPTVSYKDIGGLEKQLQELREAIELPLRHPELFEKVGIEPPKGVLLYGPPGCGKTLMAKALAHEANATFIRVVGSELVRKFIGEGARLVHELFELAKEKAPTIIFIDEIDAIGAKRMDETTGGEREVNRTLMQLLAEMDGFDPRGNVKIIAATNRPDILDPALLRPGRFDRLIEVPLPDFRGRLEIIKVHTRKMNLRDVDLRVIAEMTEGASGADLKAIATEAGMFAIRARREYVTQEDFMKAIEKVFGAEQRLAQQIAMHEVMYG, encoded by the coding sequence ATGAGCGTTGAAAACGTCGATATCAAACCAACGGACGAGTACGATGATTACGTCATATATCTGAAGAGACGCATAAGGCAGCTTGAGCTCCAGGTGAGAACCCTGGAAGCCGACAAGGAGAGACTGGAGAGAGAGCTTTCCCGCCTGAGAATGGAGATGTCCAGGCTCAGACAGCCCCCTGCCTTCGCGGGGACGCTTCTCGAACTGCTCGACGAGGACAGGGCAATAGTCCAGAACTTCAACGGCCCGCGCTTTGTCGTCAGGATAGCGCCATGGATCGAGCGCGAGAACCTCAAGCCGGGTTCTAGGGTGGCCCTCGACCAGAGAACGATGGCCGTCGTGGAGGTCCTCCCCAGCGAGAAGGACCCGAGCGTCCTCGGATTCGAGGTCATCGAGAGACCGACCGTCAGTTACAAGGACATCGGCGGCCTGGAGAAACAGCTTCAGGAACTCAGGGAGGCAATAGAGCTTCCGCTCAGGCACCCGGAGCTCTTCGAGAAGGTCGGAATCGAGCCGCCCAAGGGGGTTCTCCTCTACGGTCCGCCCGGTTGCGGAAAGACCCTCATGGCCAAGGCCCTGGCCCACGAGGCCAATGCAACATTCATCCGCGTCGTTGGCAGCGAACTCGTGAGAAAGTTCATAGGAGAGGGCGCCAGACTCGTCCACGAGCTGTTTGAGCTCGCCAAGGAAAAGGCCCCGACCATAATCTTCATAGACGAGATCGACGCAATAGGAGCGAAGAGGATGGACGAAACCACGGGCGGCGAGAGGGAGGTCAACAGAACCCTCATGCAGCTCCTGGCGGAGATGGACGGCTTCGACCCGAGGGGCAACGTCAAGATAATCGCCGCCACCAACAGGCCGGACATCCTCGATCCAGCTCTGCTGAGACCCGGCAGGTTCGACAGACTCATAGAGGTCCCGCTCCCAGACTTCCGCGGCAGGCTGGAGATAATCAAGGTGCACACGAGGAAGATGAACCTCAGGGACGTCGACCTGCGCGTAATCGCGGAGATGACCGAGGGAGCCAGCGGTGCGGACCTCAAGGCCATAGCGACCGAGGCAGGAATGTTCGCCATAAGGGCGAGGCGCGAGTACGTCACCCAGGAGGACTTCATGAAGGCCATCGAGAAGGTCTTCGGCGCGGAGCAGAGGCTCGCCCAGCAGATAGCGATGCACGAAGTCATGTACGGCTGA
- a CDS encoding MFS transporter: MRKKLLALVSLGWIFNYAHRMAIPPLIPMIKAELGINNAEAGLLMTALLLPYALVQVPAGYFGDRIGRKRLLTLSIIGYSLSSALIIFARGYWDLLAIRALYGIFSGLYYAPATALISEVYRERKGSALGVFMVGPPVGSGIAPLIVVPIAVNLEWRYAFLVLSVLSTMIGIALALAVRGEVSRPSRVTFSIPRNVFLLSAANFIVLAAFFGLLTFLVSFLVNAGVSLETASLLFSLLSVIGIAGSLVGGGLYDRIGRRSVAVVFGLNALLTLLLAVTASPWVILPLGITFYSVGAIVTAYTSEKATGENLGSVMGFVNMVGFFGATVGPYLVGLLIDHFGYEKAFLSIPAMYMLAWAVIKLEEGIEGRKERRLSRT; this comes from the coding sequence ATGAGGAAGAAGCTCCTTGCCCTCGTGAGCCTCGGCTGGATATTCAACTACGCCCACAGGATGGCGATCCCTCCCCTCATACCAATGATAAAGGCGGAGCTGGGAATAAACAACGCCGAGGCCGGGCTTCTGATGACCGCCCTTCTCCTACCCTACGCCCTTGTCCAGGTTCCTGCGGGCTACTTCGGCGACAGAATCGGCAGAAAACGTCTCCTCACCCTCAGCATAATCGGTTATTCACTCTCTTCGGCCCTTATCATCTTTGCCCGCGGCTACTGGGACCTCCTCGCTATCAGGGCCCTCTATGGAATCTTCTCCGGCCTGTACTACGCCCCCGCAACTGCCCTGATAAGCGAGGTCTATCGCGAGAGGAAGGGTTCCGCACTGGGTGTCTTCATGGTCGGCCCGCCCGTCGGCAGCGGGATAGCGCCTCTGATAGTCGTCCCCATAGCTGTGAACCTCGAGTGGCGCTACGCCTTTCTCGTGCTCTCGGTTCTGAGCACGATGATAGGAATCGCACTGGCCCTTGCCGTCAGAGGCGAGGTGTCCAGACCCTCCAGGGTTACGTTCTCAATCCCGCGGAACGTTTTCCTCCTCAGCGCGGCGAACTTCATAGTCCTCGCCGCCTTCTTTGGTCTCCTCACGTTCCTTGTGTCCTTCCTGGTGAACGCGGGGGTCTCCCTTGAAACCGCGTCCCTGCTGTTCTCCCTTCTCTCGGTTATCGGAATCGCTGGCTCTCTCGTTGGAGGCGGACTGTACGACAGGATTGGCCGGCGCAGCGTGGCTGTGGTCTTCGGACTCAACGCCCTCCTCACGCTCCTCCTGGCCGTGACGGCGTCTCCCTGGGTTATCCTCCCTCTGGGCATCACGTTCTACTCCGTCGGTGCCATAGTCACCGCCTACACCTCTGAGAAGGCCACCGGAGAGAACCTCGGTTCTGTCATGGGCTTCGTCAACATGGTGGGATTCTTTGGGGCCACGGTGGGGCCATATCTCGTCGGTCTCCTGATAGATCACTTCGGCTACGAGAAGGCGTTCCTGTCGATACCAGCTATGTACATGCTGGCGTGGGCGGTCATAAAACTGGAGGAGGGTATTGAAGGAAGAAAAGAGAGACGGCTCAGCCGTACATGA
- a CDS encoding serine/threonine-protein kinase RIO2, with product MVSKLLALEAYPNLRDLDFRILRGVELNMRHHRWVPLEDIARFTRTDIETASFRLGKLDDWGLVARRSDIGYIGYQLTIHGYDVLAIRALAKKGVIEAINPAHVGVGKDADVYIGMTPSGEKVAVKFNRIGGRTASRRAGYHGHVFQDKRHTSWLYVSRLIAKKEYEALTLLSPIARVPRPVAWNRHVVVMEFIEGTELAELRDTDLTREEAKEILDRVLEEYLKIVRFGIVHSDMSEFNVVLTHDEGEILIIDWAQHITTAHPESYELLKRDLRVVLNAFRRRWRVEKRFEDVWPEFEKAWLESRGEG from the coding sequence ATGGTGAGCAAGCTACTGGCACTGGAGGCCTACCCTAACCTGCGGGACCTTGACTTCAGGATACTCAGAGGGGTAGAGCTGAACATGCGGCACCACCGCTGGGTGCCACTGGAGGACATCGCGCGCTTCACGAGAACTGACATCGAGACCGCCTCGTTCAGGCTGGGGAAGCTCGACGACTGGGGGCTCGTGGCTAGAAGAAGCGACATAGGCTACATAGGATACCAGCTCACAATACACGGCTACGATGTCCTCGCCATAAGGGCGCTCGCGAAGAAGGGCGTTATCGAAGCGATAAACCCCGCCCATGTGGGCGTGGGAAAGGACGCCGACGTTTACATCGGAATGACCCCCTCGGGTGAAAAGGTCGCCGTCAAGTTCAACCGCATCGGTGGAAGAACCGCATCGCGGAGGGCAGGCTACCACGGCCACGTCTTCCAGGATAAGCGCCACACGAGCTGGCTCTACGTCTCAAGGCTCATCGCGAAGAAGGAGTACGAGGCGCTGACCCTGCTGAGCCCGATAGCCCGGGTGCCGAGGCCTGTAGCATGGAACAGGCACGTGGTCGTCATGGAGTTCATAGAAGGAACCGAGCTGGCGGAGCTTCGCGACACGGACCTGACACGGGAAGAGGCGAAAGAGATACTCGACCGCGTCCTGGAGGAGTACCTCAAGATAGTCCGCTTCGGCATCGTCCACTCGGACATGAGCGAGTTCAACGTGGTTCTGACCCACGACGAGGGCGAGATACTCATAATAGACTGGGCCCAGCACATAACCACAGCCCATCCGGAGAGCTACGAACTTCTGAAGAGGGACCTGAGGGTGGTGCTGAACGCATTCAGGAGAAGGTGGCGTGTGGAGAAGAGGTTTGAGGATGTCTGGCCGGAATTTGAAAAGGCCTGGCTCGAGAGCCGGGGTGAGGGATGA
- a CDS encoding radical SAM protein yields the protein MKIRVSYGTAIAMGLIKARMLARPTTAYLMTYHEGRCRNNCAFCPQARGSEADLKRLSRITWPAFDVEEVIERLPAGGFARICLQTVDYPSLVSDVLELLDIFQPLGIPVSVSITPVDRGTLVEFKSRGVDYIGVGLDVASERLYPEIKESLYSWDDMWRFTKDVIEVFGDGKALVHLIIGLGETDREAVETIGRAYSMGAWVSLFAFTPIRGTRLENAEPPSLARYRRIQVAHYLIKEGLAAPEDFEFDGGGSLVGFGIDVDELASVIPPEIFATHGCPGCNRPYYNERPKKEPYNFPESPERDYVRHVIQSIL from the coding sequence ATGAAGATCAGGGTCTCCTACGGAACCGCCATAGCGATGGGGCTGATAAAGGCCCGGATGCTGGCCAGACCAACAACGGCGTACCTCATGACGTATCACGAAGGCCGCTGCCGCAACAACTGCGCCTTCTGTCCCCAGGCTAGGGGAAGCGAGGCGGACCTCAAGAGGCTGTCACGCATAACCTGGCCTGCCTTTGATGTGGAGGAAGTCATTGAACGCCTTCCCGCGGGCGGTTTTGCGAGGATATGCCTCCAGACGGTTGACTATCCGAGCCTGGTCTCCGACGTTCTCGAACTTCTCGACATTTTCCAGCCTCTGGGCATTCCGGTCTCAGTCTCGATAACCCCCGTGGACAGGGGCACTCTTGTGGAGTTCAAATCAAGGGGGGTTGACTACATAGGTGTCGGCCTCGACGTGGCCAGCGAGAGGCTCTATCCGGAGATCAAGGAGTCCCTTTACTCCTGGGACGACATGTGGCGCTTTACTAAAGATGTCATCGAAGTCTTCGGTGATGGAAAGGCCCTCGTGCACCTGATAATTGGGCTCGGAGAGACGGATAGAGAGGCAGTGGAGACCATTGGGCGGGCGTATTCGATGGGTGCCTGGGTTTCCCTCTTCGCGTTCACGCCCATAAGGGGAACCCGCCTTGAGAACGCAGAGCCCCCGAGCCTTGCCAGGTACAGGAGAATCCAGGTGGCCCACTACCTCATAAAGGAAGGACTCGCCGCACCCGAGGACTTTGAGTTCGATGGGGGAGGCTCCCTCGTCGGGTTTGGAATCGATGTTGATGAGCTTGCCTCGGTGATTCCGCCCGAGATATTCGCCACCCACGGCTGTCCGGGCTGCAACAGACCGTACTACAATGAAAGGCCAAAGAAAGAGCCCTACAACTTCCCCGAAAGTCCGGAAAGGGACTACGTGAGGCATGTCATTCAATCTATCCTTTGA
- a CDS encoding MFS transporter, translating to MDRALRDIWLLNFSTFFFFLGISVVNPIISPFAITLEATPFLVGLVAGVASVVSLFSKPIGGLIGDKGYRFQAMMAGNVLGMLAGVLYITSALLGNLWIFAFARAIHGFSMGIFFPSSLSTAVDLAPEGRVGETLGWRGMMFSLGNIIGPALGGYLSDILGFVGAFSFTVAFSLVGLVLVVPVWLDGRRAVARREERHEDVSYSELLRSYFVAASLALFFFSFSYAGVITYLPALYKVLGMPQSLFGFYMMVIGISSFVMRLVGGKSADRMGPIPVIRAGMLLVILGYIVLILYRLPPYSYVSAFIIGAGFGLSVPAMQLMALGNLPQKIRTMGSSVYTMFFDLGMLGGQVTLGYVAGIRGYTGVFPLLPFIAAASLIIVHAPLILGGRKK from the coding sequence ATCGACCGAGCTCTCAGGGACATCTGGTTACTCAACTTCTCGACCTTCTTTTTCTTCCTGGGAATAAGCGTAGTCAACCCCATAATATCGCCCTTCGCGATAACCCTTGAGGCCACCCCCTTCCTGGTTGGCCTGGTGGCAGGGGTTGCCTCGGTTGTCTCCCTGTTCTCAAAGCCCATCGGCGGTCTCATCGGCGACAAAGGTTATAGGTTCCAGGCAATGATGGCAGGCAACGTCCTGGGAATGCTGGCGGGGGTTCTCTACATAACCTCCGCGCTCCTGGGGAACCTGTGGATATTCGCCTTCGCAAGGGCGATTCACGGCTTTTCGATGGGTATATTCTTCCCCTCCAGCCTCTCAACAGCCGTTGACCTCGCACCTGAGGGACGCGTCGGTGAGACCCTGGGCTGGAGGGGCATGATGTTCTCCCTCGGCAACATAATCGGCCCCGCCCTCGGAGGCTACCTCTCCGACATCCTCGGCTTCGTCGGGGCATTCTCCTTCACAGTGGCGTTCTCCCTCGTTGGCCTCGTCCTCGTAGTCCCGGTCTGGCTCGATGGCAGAAGGGCCGTTGCCAGGAGGGAGGAGAGGCACGAGGACGTCAGCTACTCGGAGCTCCTCAGGAGCTATTTCGTTGCCGCGTCGCTGGCACTGTTCTTCTTCTCCTTCTCCTACGCCGGCGTCATAACGTACCTCCCCGCGCTCTACAAGGTACTGGGCATGCCTCAGAGCCTGTTCGGCTTCTACATGATGGTCATCGGGATATCGAGCTTCGTAATGAGGCTCGTTGGCGGCAAGAGTGCCGACAGAATGGGCCCGATTCCAGTCATACGTGCTGGCATGCTCCTCGTTATCCTCGGCTACATAGTGCTGATCCTTTACAGGCTCCCGCCCTACTCCTACGTCAGTGCATTCATCATCGGGGCCGGCTTCGGCCTCTCCGTTCCCGCTATGCAGCTCATGGCCCTTGGAAACCTTCCTCAGAAGATAAGGACGATGGGTTCGAGCGTCTACACGATGTTCTTCGACCTTGGAATGCTCGGCGGTCAGGTGACCCTCGGCTACGTCGCCGGCATCAGGGGCTACACCGGGGTCTTCCCGCTGCTCCCGTTCATAGCGGCCGCATCACTTATAATAGTCCACGCGCCCCTCATACTGGGAGGTAGGAAAAAATGA
- a CDS encoding isoaspartyl peptidase/L-asparaginase family protein, which yields MVAIIVHGGAGTIRKEERIPKVIEGVREAVLAGWRELKRGSALDAVEEAVKVLEDNPIFNAGTGSVLTLDGKVEMDAAIMRGRTLEAGAVAGIWGVKNPISVARKVMEKTDHVLLNGEGAVKFARLMGFEEYNPVTDERLKQWEELRKKLLETGETRHWKKLNELIKEYPEVLRSTVGAVAFDGEEVVAGTSTGGVFLKMFGRVGDTPIIGGGTYANEVAGASCTGLGEVAIKLALAKSATDFVRLGMDAQAASDAAISLATRYFGADTMGIIMVDAKGNVGFAKNTKHMSHAFMRDGMDEPVAGV from the coding sequence ATGGTCGCGATAATAGTTCACGGCGGTGCCGGCACTATAAGGAAGGAGGAGCGCATTCCAAAGGTCATCGAAGGTGTTAGAGAGGCTGTTCTGGCCGGCTGGCGCGAACTCAAGAGGGGTTCTGCCTTGGACGCGGTCGAGGAAGCGGTCAAGGTTCTTGAAGACAACCCGATCTTCAACGCGGGAACCGGAAGCGTCCTCACACTCGACGGCAAGGTCGAGATGGACGCGGCAATAATGCGCGGAAGAACCCTCGAAGCCGGAGCCGTTGCCGGAATCTGGGGCGTCAAGAACCCAATAAGCGTTGCGAGGAAGGTGATGGAGAAGACCGATCACGTGCTCCTCAACGGCGAGGGGGCGGTAAAGTTCGCCAGGCTCATGGGCTTCGAGGAGTACAACCCCGTGACCGACGAGAGGCTGAAGCAGTGGGAGGAGCTGAGGAAAAAGCTGCTCGAAACCGGTGAGACAAGGCACTGGAAGAAGCTCAACGAGCTGATAAAGGAGTACCCAGAAGTCCTTAGGAGCACGGTCGGAGCGGTTGCCTTCGACGGCGAGGAAGTTGTCGCCGGAACGTCCACCGGTGGGGTCTTCCTCAAGATGTTCGGCAGGGTTGGCGACACCCCGATAATCGGCGGTGGAACCTACGCCAACGAGGTTGCCGGGGCTTCCTGCACAGGTCTCGGCGAAGTGGCGATAAAGCTCGCCTTGGCCAAGAGCGCCACGGACTTCGTCAGGCTCGGAATGGACGCCCAGGCTGCGAGCGATGCAGCTATAAGCCTCGCAACGCGCTACTTCGGCGCAGATACTATGGGCATAATAATGGTTGATGCCAAGGGCAACGTGGGCTTCGCGAAGAATACGAAGCACATGAGCCATGCCTTCATGAGAGACGGCATGGATGAACCCGTAGCGGGGGTTTGA
- a CDS encoding phosphate uptake regulator PhoU codes for MEFRKIQFTGRSSYIISLPKKWVREHGLSQGDVVPLSVNPDGSITIFPKEPKEISERKVLTISREYSPDMAVRLVISAYIQGYDVLEIHLAEEMPIYKVKMRKVLQSLPGVEIILDEPQRMVAKSLLDEEEVNLAELLNRIRSLIMSMLGDLELLIQNPGEEEILRDINDLENELDRFYFLIIRAVNRILTKRGVTEESGIIKRTFDLLGILFIVRNIERIGDHITRIAENPGEVNVPYLKEKFGQMMAQIEERDLTKIDRLMLELKGEIRSIDYRQSIALESYRRILEYLENIGETIINMALS; via the coding sequence ATGGAGTTCAGGAAAATCCAATTTACCGGCAGGAGTTCATACATAATATCCCTCCCCAAGAAGTGGGTCAGGGAACACGGCCTCAGCCAGGGAGACGTCGTTCCGCTCTCCGTAAACCCCGACGGGAGCATAACGATATTCCCCAAGGAGCCGAAGGAGATAAGCGAGAGGAAGGTTCTTACGATATCCCGCGAGTATTCCCCAGACATGGCGGTCAGGCTCGTTATCTCCGCCTACATCCAGGGCTACGATGTTCTTGAGATTCACCTGGCTGAGGAGATGCCGATATACAAGGTGAAGATGCGCAAGGTTCTCCAGAGCCTTCCCGGTGTTGAGATAATCCTCGACGAGCCCCAGAGGATGGTGGCCAAGAGTCTCCTCGACGAGGAGGAGGTCAACCTGGCCGAGCTCCTCAACAGGATTCGCTCGCTCATAATGTCCATGCTCGGTGACCTTGAGCTTCTCATTCAGAACCCCGGCGAGGAGGAGATACTCAGGGACATCAACGACCTCGAGAACGAGCTTGACAGGTTCTACTTCCTCATAATCCGCGCGGTCAACAGAATCCTCACCAAGCGCGGTGTCACCGAGGAGAGCGGCATAATCAAGAGGACCTTTGACCTGCTCGGCATACTCTTCATAGTCCGGAACATCGAGCGCATCGGAGACCACATAACGCGCATCGCCGAGAACCCGGGCGAGGTGAACGTTCCGTACCTTAAGGAGAAGTTCGGCCAGATGATGGCTCAAATCGAGGAGCGCGACCTCACGAAGATCGACAGGCTGATGCTCGAGCTCAAGGGGGAGATACGCTCGATAGACTACCGCCAGTCGATAGCCCTCGAGAGCTACCGCAGGATTCTCGAGTACCTTGAGAACATCGGTGAGACGATAATCAACATGGCGCTGAGCTGA
- a CDS encoding MFS transporter, with protein sequence MFQDYSRDAKILIAANAAGQLFLQFSIFIMPFYLAVLGYDMAAMGTFFSIQTFTGGLFFLIAGQVSLRLGYRRTLIISALLGLAGRLLQVAAINDYVLALGFFLVGANMGLRQPNFTALLSEEVGEERRHHAFSISFGLGTIFNALGVLIAGFAPGFFVGLGLTEGIAYRLVISLALLQFALVIPALLMIRDVPVRNPRINWNRELVVKILKFSLPSALIGFGAGITIPYMSLYFKLQFGQTLAAISGIFFFQQLAMGLGSFGLPKLVHRIGPVKVITSFQSIAAFLFAIFPSIETFLLAALLYVVRSILMNIVWPINDSFMMGFFSTEEKATAAGIRRAFSTFMRGGGNYVGGLLFGMSLSYPFYATALLYVIATAIFYAFFIKHNE encoded by the coding sequence ATGTTCCAGGACTACAGCAGGGACGCGAAGATACTCATAGCGGCCAACGCGGCGGGTCAGCTGTTCCTCCAGTTCTCGATATTCATCATGCCGTTCTATCTGGCGGTTTTAGGCTACGATATGGCGGCGATGGGAACGTTCTTCTCGATACAGACGTTCACCGGAGGACTCTTCTTCCTGATAGCGGGTCAGGTCTCACTGAGGCTTGGTTACCGGAGAACCCTCATCATCTCGGCCCTCCTCGGGCTCGCCGGAAGGCTCCTCCAGGTGGCGGCGATAAACGACTACGTACTCGCTTTAGGCTTCTTCCTGGTCGGCGCGAACATGGGTCTGAGACAGCCGAACTTTACCGCCCTGCTCAGCGAGGAGGTCGGCGAGGAGAGGCGCCATCATGCGTTCTCTATAAGCTTCGGTCTGGGAACGATATTCAACGCCCTGGGAGTCCTCATAGCGGGCTTTGCCCCGGGCTTTTTCGTGGGGCTCGGGCTGACGGAGGGGATAGCCTACAGGCTGGTCATCTCGCTGGCGCTCCTCCAGTTCGCCCTCGTGATTCCGGCGCTGTTGATGATACGGGACGTTCCCGTGAGGAACCCGAGGATAAACTGGAACCGCGAGCTGGTCGTCAAGATACTCAAGTTCTCCCTCCCGAGCGCACTGATAGGCTTTGGCGCGGGAATAACTATACCCTACATGAGCCTCTACTTCAAGCTCCAGTTCGGACAGACACTGGCGGCCATAAGCGGGATATTCTTCTTCCAGCAGTTAGCTATGGGCCTCGGTTCCTTCGGCCTTCCAAAGCTGGTTCACAGGATAGGACCTGTGAAGGTGATAACTTCCTTCCAGAGCATAGCGGCCTTTCTCTTCGCGATATTTCCATCCATAGAGACGTTTCTGCTGGCGGCACTGCTCTACGTCGTCCGCTCCATCCTCATGAACATAGTCTGGCCCATAAACGACTCCTTCATGATGGGCTTCTTCTCGACCGAGGAGAAGGCAACGGCCGCCGGAATAAGGAGGGCCTTCTCGACCTTCATGCGCGGCGGGGGAAACTACGTCGGCGGCCTGCTCTTCGGCATGTCACTGAGCTATCCGTTCTACGCGACTGCCCTTCTGTACGTCATAGCAACGGCGATATTCTACGCCTTCTTCATAAAGCACAACGAGTGA
- a CDS encoding indolepyruvate oxidoreductase subunit beta, whose protein sequence is MEFNLIITGVGGQGGLTLSRIVGNAAMHEGYNVRIGETLGMSQRYGSVLSYLRFGEEVYSPLIEEGRANLMLALEPAEALRNARFLGKNSTAVINAYPIHTATTLVGKEKYPGLDEIEAALGRICPVYMMDFQREADGINPRTLGVLMLGYAYGKGLVPLKKDSLLEGIRLTLREKLWETNFRALERGIELAKG, encoded by the coding sequence ATGGAGTTCAACCTGATAATCACCGGTGTCGGCGGCCAGGGTGGATTGACTCTTTCAAGGATCGTTGGAAACGCCGCCATGCACGAGGGCTACAACGTCAGGATAGGTGAAACCCTTGGAATGAGCCAGCGCTATGGAAGCGTTCTCAGCTACCTCCGCTTTGGCGAGGAGGTCTACTCCCCCCTAATCGAGGAGGGCAGAGCAAACCTCATGCTCGCCCTTGAACCTGCCGAGGCGCTGAGGAACGCCCGGTTTTTGGGTAAAAACAGCACGGCCGTGATAAACGCCTACCCAATCCACACGGCCACGACCCTCGTCGGGAAGGAGAAGTACCCGGGGCTGGACGAAATAGAGGCCGCCCTGGGAAGAATCTGCCCCGTGTACATGATGGACTTCCAGCGTGAGGCCGATGGGATAAACCCCAGGACCCTCGGCGTCCTGATGCTCGGCTACGCCTACGGAAAGGGCCTCGTGCCCCTCAAGAAGGACTCCCTGCTTGAGGGAATAAGGCTCACCCTCAGGGAGAAGCTCTGGGAGACCAACTTCAGGGCCCTTGAGAGGGGAATCGAGCTCGCGAAGGGCTGA
- the lysS gene encoding lysine--tRNA ligase: MVHWADYMAEKIIRERGDRDEYVVESGITPSGYVHIGNFREFFTAYIVGHALRDRGKKVRHIHMWDDYDRFRKVPKNVPPEWKEHLTRPVREVPDPWGCHNSYAEHFMAIFEEEVSKLGIEVDFLHAYELYKSGEYAEEIKLALAKREEIKAILDKYRERAKQPPLEEDWQPVMVYCPKCRKEAEFVSWDGEWKVSYKCPHCGSEGETDIRDGNVKLRWRVDWPMRWAHFRVDFEPAGKDHLAAGGSYDTGREIVEKIFGWPSPIDLMYEFVGIKGQKGKMSGSKGNVILLSDLYEVLEPGIIRFIYAKARPNKELKIDLGLGLLNLYDEFDKVERIYFGIEQAKNPEEEEELKRTYELSMPKVPDRLTAQAPFRFLVTLVQMPHLDEEGIIRVLQEQGHVPEELGEDDVERIRLRIRLARNWVEKYAPDNVKFSILEEPPEIELRPEIREAMLEVAEWLSSRESFTVEELNNAIYDAAKKREIPSKEWFKALYNVFIGKDRGPRLASFLASLDRDFVIRRLRLEG, translated from the coding sequence ATGGTTCATTGGGCAGACTACATGGCTGAAAAGATTATCCGGGAACGCGGCGACAGGGATGAATACGTTGTGGAGAGCGGAATAACTCCGAGCGGTTACGTTCACATAGGGAACTTCAGGGAGTTCTTCACGGCCTATATAGTTGGCCACGCCCTCAGGGACAGGGGAAAGAAGGTCCGCCACATCCACATGTGGGACGACTACGACCGCTTTAGGAAGGTTCCAAAGAACGTGCCGCCCGAGTGGAAGGAGCACCTCACGAGGCCGGTTCGCGAGGTTCCGGACCCGTGGGGCTGCCACAACAGCTACGCGGAGCACTTCATGGCCATATTCGAAGAGGAAGTGTCAAAGCTCGGCATAGAGGTGGACTTCCTCCACGCCTACGAGCTGTATAAGTCCGGCGAGTACGCCGAGGAGATAAAGCTCGCCCTGGCCAAGCGCGAAGAGATAAAGGCCATACTCGACAAATACCGCGAGAGGGCCAAGCAGCCGCCCCTTGAGGAGGACTGGCAGCCGGTTATGGTTTACTGCCCGAAGTGCAGGAAGGAGGCGGAGTTCGTCTCGTGGGACGGCGAGTGGAAGGTCTCCTACAAGTGCCCCCACTGCGGTAGCGAGGGCGAGACCGACATAAGGGACGGCAACGTCAAGCTCAGGTGGAGAGTTGACTGGCCGATGCGCTGGGCGCACTTCAGGGTGGACTTCGAGCCGGCCGGAAAGGACCACCTCGCCGCGGGCGGCTCGTACGACACCGGCAGGGAGATAGTCGAGAAGATATTCGGCTGGCCTTCACCCATAGACCTGATGTACGAGTTCGTCGGAATCAAGGGGCAGAAGGGCAAGATGTCCGGCAGCAAGGGCAACGTTATACTCCTCAGCGACCTCTACGAAGTGCTCGAGCCGGGAATAATCCGTTTCATATACGCCAAGGCGAGGCCGAACAAAGAGCTCAAGATAGACCTCGGCCTGGGCCTTCTCAACCTCTACGACGAGTTCGACAAGGTGGAGCGCATCTACTTCGGCATTGAGCAGGCCAAGAACCCGGAGGAGGAAGAGGAGCTCAAGAGGACCTACGAGCTCTCGATGCCGAAGGTTCCTGACAGGCTGACTGCGCAGGCGCCCTTCAGGTTCCTGGTTACGCTCGTCCAGATGCCGCACCTCGACGAGGAGGGTATAATCCGCGTTCTCCAGGAGCAGGGTCACGTTCCGGAGGAGCTCGGCGAGGATGACGTTGAGCGCATAAGGCTCCGCATACGCTTGGCTAGGAACTGGGTTGAGAAGTACGCCCCCGACAACGTGAAGTTCAGCATCCTGGAAGAGCCCCCAGAGATCGAGCTTAGGCCTGAAATCCGGGAGGCTATGCTCGAGGTCGCGGAGTGGCTCAGCTCCCGTGAGAGTTTCACCGTTGAGGAACTCAACAACGCCATCTACGACGCCGCCAAAAAGCGTGAAATCCCAAGCAAGGAGTGGTTCAAGGCGCTCTACAACGTCTTCATCGGCAAGGACCGTGGTCCAAGGCTCGCGAGCTTCCTGGCTTCCCTCGACAGGGACTTCGTCATCAGGCGCCTCCGCCTGGAGGGCTGA